The Tubulanus polymorphus chromosome 1, tnTubPoly1.2, whole genome shotgun sequence genome contains a region encoding:
- the LOC141899226 gene encoding uncharacterized protein LOC141899226 isoform X4 — protein sequence MERMQTNIKRIEEEVKAKEKEREDEDKKERSPRSRKRSSRSRSRSPRRKENDSSKSPKNSKSKSPEKENGEKEKNGEGDENGKDKEETEGKPEDAEKSKEGENTGESEKKEEKARSRSRSKSRSRSRDRKKKRSRSRSRDRRRRKSRSRSPRRRSPARRRRSPARRRSPSSPRRRSPRRRSSVSPRHRRGKRSMEKKSRKRASSSSSSRSRSPSNKNNDGKKSDDGNDSSPDKPVSVQKRRHYRTHNDATKSDSSDSSSSSEDESPRKGDRRSRSRSPRRRRYSSPRRRFSPPRRRYSPPRGRFDNRLRRYDYRFPSPRYRRSPPRGPPMRRRSPPRRRSPPPRRSISPDRRRRRSPSSSPDRRNSPGARRRDSPPPDPRRRQSSPQAPPRGRRIPSRESAERRRKQSESSPEPVARRSSASPSPKKPMKRRTSESPETSDTKKRVAHSTSPPPAVPRRAAPRGESSSSASPEPPAKKRQSGSAERRPVKQRSVSPAAAPPAARRKQRDSSAESSAASSRSPSPQQPRRNKTTARKSSPKSASSSPEKPAKRRQPSGSQSPPPPPPSRGPRKTTPKQQQRGGKTSPPRRSKHSPARGRSQSGSPVRRKTQRAASPTQRRGSPPRKPEVSPPPPPRRKPDQQRRPSLSPERARSSSGSPPPPPPRASRRQRGSNSPPAPKPRRQQASASPQPRSKQRSVSPPTEHQQKQRSPSRSVSPPRGRNSRKETMDVDAARRRDIGSPGKRKPSRSPSPLKDLPVKKKSKTSKEGSESPSAGSQASGDGKKKKKKKEKKHKKHKKHKKHKHKKDAKTAEDGETGAASGDESLDEDAAALRRKALETLKRQETEEMSS from the exons GAAACGCAGCAGTAGAAGTAGGAGTCGATCACCGCGTAGGAAGGAGAATGATTCATCGAAATCACCGAAAAATTCGAAATCGAAGAGTCCCGAAAAGGAGAACGGCGAAAAGGAGAAAAATGGCGAAGGAGATGAGAATGGGAAAGATAAAGAGGAAACTGA GGGGAAACCTGAAGATGCAGAGAAGAGCAAAGAAGGTGAGAACACTGGAGAGAGTGAGAAGAAAGAAGAGAAAGCGCGGAGTCGCAGCAGATCGAAATCCCGGTCGAGATCACGCGATCGTAAGAAGAAACGTTCTCGATCGCGTTCTCGTGATCGTCGTCGCAGGAAGTCGCGATCGCGGTCTCCGCGGAGGCGATCACCGGCTCGACGTCGTAGATCGCCCGCGCGTCGTAGATCACCGTCGAGTCCTCGTCGTAGATCGCCGAGACGTCGCAGCAGCGTGTCTCCGCGACATCGCCGCGGCAAACGATCGATGGAGAAGAAATCGCGTAAACGAGCTTCATCTTCGAGTTCCTCGCGTTCAAGGTCAccttcaaataaaaataacgATGGAAAG aaatcggACGATGGAAATGATTCTTCCCCTGATAAACCGGTCTCAGTGCAGAAACGACGTCACTACAGAACTCACAACGATGCCACTAAATCTGATAGTTCAGATAGTTCATCATCTTCTGAAGATGAATCTCCGAGAAAAG GAGACAGACGTTCAAGGTCTCGATCACCGAGACGTAGAAGATACTCGTCTCCGAGACGTCGTTTTTCGCCACCTCGTAGACGATACTCACCTCCCAGGGGTAGATTCGATAATCGATTGAGACG GTACGATTACAGATTCCCGTCACCGCGTTATAGACGCAGCCCTCCGAGAGGTCCTCCGATGAGACGTCGTTCTCCTCCGAGACGCAGGTCTCCTCCGCCGCGTAGGTCTATCTCTCCGGATCGACGTAGACGTCGTTCTCCGTCGTCGTCCCCGGACCGTAGAAACTCTCCGGGCGCGAGACGTCGAGACTCGCCTCCGCCTGACCCGAGACGTCGTCAATCATCACCTCAGGCTCCTCCCCGCGGCCGGAGAATTCCGAGTCGAGAATCAGCTGAGAGACGCAGGAAACAATCAGAGTCATCGCCGGAACCTGTCGCTAGGCGCAGCAGCGCTTCTCCGTCGCCGAAAAAACCGATGAAACGTAGAACGAGCGAGAGTCCGGAGACATCAGACACGAAAAAACGGGTCGCGCATTCTACATCTCCTCCTCCGGCGGTTCCTCGTCGCGCTGCGCCACGAGGAGAATCATCCTCATCAGCCTCGCCGGAACCACCGGCGAAAAAACGTCAGTCCGGATCTGCCGAGCGTCGACCGGTTAAACAACGATCCGTCTCGCCGGCGGCAGCGCCACCTGCAGCGCGTCGTAAACAACGAGATTCATCGGCGGAGTCATCAGCGGCGAGCAGTCGATCACCTTCACCTCAACAACCGAGACGCAATAAAACAACTGCGAGAAAATCATCACCCAA GTCTGCGTCGAGTAGTCCAGAAAAACCCGCTAAAAGACGACAGCCCTCAGGTTCTCAGAGTCCACCCCCACCTCCTCCCTCTCGCGGTCCGCGTAAAACAACCCCTAAACAGCAGCAGCGCGGAGGTAAAACATCACCACCTCGTCGCTCTAAACACTCACCTGCCAGGGGTCGATCGCAATCGGGTTCTCCGGTTAGACGTAAAACACAGCGAGCGGCGTCACCTACGCAGCGTAGAGGCAGCCCACCTCGTAAACCCGAGGTATCCCCTCCACCACCCCCTCGACGTAAACCAGATCAACAACGTAGACCTAGCCTATCTCCTGAACGTGCTCGTTCCTCGTCCGGTTCTCCGCCGCCCCCTCCTCCCAGAGCTTCACGTAGACAACGCGGCTCGAATTCACCTCCCGCCCCGAAACCCAGACGTCAACAAGCCTCCGCTTCACCGCAACCGAGGTCTAAACAACGCTCGGTATCGCCACCTACAGAGCATCAGCAGAAACAACGGTCGCCATCGAGATCGGTGTCACCGCCTCGTGGTAGGAACAGTCGTAAAGAGACGATGGATGTCGACGCGGCTCGTCGACGAGACATCGGCTCGCCTGGTAAACGTAAACCATCGCGTTCTCCGAGTCCGCTGAAAGATTTACCGGTTAAAAAGAAATCGAAGACTAGTAAAGAGGGAAGTGAGTCACCGAGCGCAGGTTCACAG GCATCGGGCGAcggaaagaagaagaagaaaaagaaagagaaaaaACATAAGAAACACAAGAAGCATAAGAAACACAAACATAAGAAAGATGCGAAAACTGCTGAGGATGGTGAAACAGGA GCTGCGTCCGGAGATGAAAGTTTAGACGAAGACGCTGCAGCTCTGCGAAGGAAAGCTTTGGAAACGCTTAAACGACAAGAAACGGAAGAAATGAGTTCATGA